Genomic window (Candidatus Neomarinimicrobiota bacterium):
ACGCCACCGATCTGTTCAGCCCCCTCATCGATCACGTGGCCCAGCTCACCGGCGTCCCCTACACCGAAAAGGACGGCGTGGCCCATCGGGTCCTGGCCGATCACATCCGTATGCTCAGTTTCTCCCTGGCGGACGGCGCCATCCCCAGTAACGAGGGCCGGGGTTACGTGGTGCGGCGTATCCTGCGGCGGGCGGCCCGGTTCGGCCGCATGTTGGGTCGGCATGAGCCGTTTATCTACAAATTGGTGGACACGGTCGGTGAGGTGATGGGCGCGGCCTATCCCGAGATCATCGAGAAACGGAAACATGTTGAAAATGTCATCAAAGCCGAGGAGATCGCTTTTGGCGAGACCCTGGACCGGGGCCTGGAAGAATTTGACCGGGCCACAGTGGCCCTCCATGACGGCGACACCCTTTCCGGTGATGAGGCCTTCAAACTCTATGATACCTACGGCTTCCCCCTGGACCTCACCCAGCTCATGGCCCGTGAAAATGGACTGGAGGTGGATACGGCCGGTTTTGACGAGGCCATGGCCGCGCAACGGCAGCGGGCGCGGCGCGGCGGCAAAAGTCAGCCGGAAGTCCTCGAAATGGCATGGCAAACGGTCACCCCGGGGGAGAGTTCTGCCTTCCTGGGCTACGAGACCACCGAGAGCGGAGCGACCATCCGCCAGTATCGCCTGGGCGCTGAGGGCCTGGCGGAGGTGCTGCTGGACCGGACCCCCTTCTACGGTGAGGCCGGGGGCCAGGTGGGCGATACGGGTGTCATCACCGGTAAGGGTTTTGAGTTCCGCGTGGAGGATACCCAGCACCAGGTCGTCAATGGCCGGGACGAGATTGTGCACAGCGGGCGCTTGGTGGGGGGCGATCTGCAGGGCAAAAAGAAGGTGACTGCAACGGTTGACGGTGACCGCCGCCAGGCCATTCGCCTGAACCACACGGCCACCCATCTGCTGCACAAGGCGCTGAAAGTGGAGCTGGGTGAGCACGTGCAGCAGGCGGGTTCGCTGGTGGCACCGGACAGACTGCGGTTCGATTTTTCCCACTTCGATAAGCTCACCGACGCCCAGGTTGCCAATATCGAACTGCTGGTCAATGGGGTGATCCGCGCCAATCATGAGGTCGGCACCGAGATACTCAGTTTCGACGAGGCCCGGAAAAGTGGCGCCGTGGCCATGTTCGGCGAAAAATATGGCGATGAGGTGCGGGTGCTGGACGTGCCGGACTTCAGCCGGGAACTGTGCGGCGGCACGCACGTGGACCGCACCGGTGACATCGGTATGTTCAAGATCACTTCCGAGACGGCCCTAGCCAGCGGCGTGCGGCGTATGGAGGCGGTGACGGGCGCGGGTGCGGTGGAACATTTCCAGTCACAGGCTGCTCTGCTGAACAGCCTGAGTCAGCACTACCATACCAACCCACAGGATCTGGTCTCCCGCATTCAGCAGGATCAGGCTAGGCTGAAGGATCTTGAGCGGCAACTCAAGCAGACCACCCGCCGCAAGAGCCGCGATCTGGTGGGCGAACTGTCAGCCCAGGCGGTGGAGGTTGGAAAAGTAGCGGTGGTGGCTGCACCGGTCAATGACATCGCGGATGTGGATCAGTTGAAGGACCTTGCCGTGGCGATCAAGGATCGCTTGAAGTCTGCGGTGGTTGTCCTTTACGCTGATGTGCAAAACAAGGCCCAGGCAGTGATCGCCGTTACCGACGACCAAAAGGGCAAATTGCCTGCTGGAGCCATTGCCAAGGAGGTAGGGCGCCTGTTGGGTGGTGGTGGCGGCGGCTCGCCCATTATGGCCACGGCCGGGGGTGCCGACCTGGCGCTGATGAAGCAGGCGGTGAGCCAAACGCCAGAACTGATTTCCAACCAGCTAGGAAACGCACCATGAACCCGGATACCCGGCTCATTATCGACCGCTCCGTACCCGGCCGTGTGGGGGTGAAAATCCCTCGCACCGATGTGCCGGCTAGCGACCCTGCCGGTGTCCTACCGGCTCATCTGTTGCGGCGGAAGCCGGCGGAGTTGCCCGAGGTCTCAGAGCCGGAGGTGGTGCGTCACTATGTCAATCTGTCCATCAAGAACCACCACGTGGACAGGAACCTGTACCCCCTGGGCAGCTGCACCATGAAGTACAACCCCAAACTCAACGACGCCATGGCCTCATTGGATGGCTTTACGCAGCTGCACCCGCTGCAATCGGAGGCCGGCTCACAGGGTGCTCTGGCTGTGATCTATGCCCTTGAGCAGGGGTTGAGGAAGATCACCGGCATGTATCGCTTTACCCTGCAACCGGCGGCAGGCTCCCAGGGCGAGTTGGTGGGGGTTCTCATGATGCGCAGCTACCATGCATCCAGGGGTTCCCAGCGGCGCTTCATCATCATACCGGATTCCGCTCACGGCACGAACCCCGCCAGCGTTGTCATGGCCGGCTATGAGACGCTGAAGGTAGCCACCGACGGCAGGGGCCGCGTCGACCTGGACGATCTGAAGTCCCAACTCAGCGCTGAGGTGGCGGGCATGATGCTCACCCAACCCAATACGCTGGGACTGTTCGAGGATGAAATCGCCACTATTACCGAGCTGGTGCACGGCGTGGGGGGGCTCATGTATATGGACGGCGCCAACCTCAACGCCCTGATCGGCCTTGCCCGGGCG
Coding sequences:
- the gcvPB gene encoding aminomethyl-transferring glycine dehydrogenase subunit GcvPB, coding for MNPDTRLIIDRSVPGRVGVKIPRTDVPASDPAGVLPAHLLRRKPAELPEVSEPEVVRHYVNLSIKNHHVDRNLYPLGSCTMKYNPKLNDAMASLDGFTQLHPLQSEAGSQGALAVIYALEQGLRKITGMYRFTLQPAAGSQGELVGVLMMRSYHASRGSQRRFIIIPDSAHGTNPASVVMAGYETLKVATDGRGRVDLDDLKSQLSAEVAGMMLTQPNTLGLFEDEIATITELVHGVGGLMYMDGANLNALIGLARAVDMGFDITHINLHKTFSTPHGGGGPGSGPIGVVAELAPFLPQPLVEELPGSTSADGAPRYRWSDGHPDSIGRLHGYHGNFGMLVRAYTYLLSLGEEGLRSMSRRAILNANYLASRLTDHFELPHGEGIMHEFVLSGGSQKQRGVRTLDMVKALLDYGFHAPTVYFPLVVPEAMMIEPTESETKDTLDDFVAALRDIDRLVDEDPESLRAAPVTTPVGRLDETKANRQLDVHWDQGRG
- the alaS gene encoding alanine--tRNA ligase; translated protein: SGKHNDLEEVGVDSYHHTFFEMLGNWSFGDYYKAEAIGWAWELLTVVWGMDKARLWATVHDTDDEAARLWTEVTDIAPDQVLRFGDKENFWEMGATGPCGPCSEIHYYDGPDMTDMQAEGVNAWPEFKELWNLVFIQNNRLDDGSLADLPARHVDTGAGLERIVAVLQGQGSNYATDLFSPLIDHVAQLTGVPYTEKDGVAHRVLADHIRMLSFSLADGAIPSNEGRGYVVRRILRRAARFGRMLGRHEPFIYKLVDTVGEVMGAAYPEIIEKRKHVENVIKAEEIAFGETLDRGLEEFDRATVALHDGDTLSGDEAFKLYDTYGFPLDLTQLMARENGLEVDTAGFDEAMAAQRQRARRGGKSQPEVLEMAWQTVTPGESSAFLGYETTESGATIRQYRLGAEGLAEVLLDRTPFYGEAGGQVGDTGVITGKGFEFRVEDTQHQVVNGRDEIVHSGRLVGGDLQGKKKVTATVDGDRRQAIRLNHTATHLLHKALKVELGEHVQQAGSLVAPDRLRFDFSHFDKLTDAQVANIELLVNGVIRANHEVGTEILSFDEARKSGAVAMFGEKYGDEVRVLDVPDFSRELCGGTHVDRTGDIGMFKITSETALASGVRRMEAVTGAGAVEHFQSQAALLNSLSQHYHTNPQDLVSRIQQDQARLKDLERQLKQTTRRKSRDLVGELSAQAVEVGKVAVVAAPVNDIADVDQLKDLAVAIKDRLKSAVVVLYADVQNKAQAVIAVTDDQKGKLPAGAIAKEVGRLLGGGGGGSPIMATAGGADLALMKQAVSQTPELISNQLGNAP